TCTCCTTGCGCAGCACGGTGACCGAGCGGGGGGCCGTGATGCCCAGCCGCACCACCGCCTGGGGGCCGGTGCCCCGCACCTGCACGATCTTGATCTCGATGTCGTCGCCGATGAGGATGGACTCGTCCAGCCGTCTGGTGAGCACGAGCATCAGGGGGCCTCCTCTGCGGGGGCGGACTTGCTGGGGAAGAGGCGCTCGCGGGTCCGGTACCGGTCGTCGGCCAGGATGACCTGCCGGCCCTTGCGGGTGAAGGGGTTGAAGAGCAGCGGCGCGCGCAGGTTGGCCGTCGCCTCCCGGAACTCCGCCGGCACTTGGGCGATGGCGTAGAGCAGCACCTGCTCCGCGTTCTGGGCGCCGACCGCCTCCAGCTCCTCCTCCGGGATGTCCGGGTTGTAATCGGGGAAGAGGGCGAAGGGGTAGACCAGCGTGAAGCCCACGTCGGGGTGGTCCACGGCCAGGAGCTGCTTGAACACGTCGCCGCCGCCGGGGATGTCCGCAACGACATAGCGCTTGATATCTGGGAATCCGTAGAGTCCCGCGGGAAACTCGAATACCTTCTCCATCCCGAGACCTCCGTCCGGTTGGCTGCAGTTTGTGCCGGGTCCGTTCCCCTATTCTTTTCGGCGGCCGCGCCGGGCGCGCCTGCCTGGGTCCACATGGTTATCCCCACGCGCGCTCCTTGTAGAAACCATTATCAACAGACTTATCCCCATTATCCACAGCCGGGATAGGCACATGGTGTGCATAAGCCGCTGCCCGCGCGGGGATGAAGGCCCCGCGGATGCAGGATAATGTTAGGTAGCGGGAGCGCCGCGGCAGGGAAACGGCATGCCGGAGGGGAAGAAAGTCATAGCCCTGATGGAGGTCCGGCAGGGCCTGTCGAGAAGGGAGGAGTTGGCGCTATGCAGGTTGCGGTACGCGGCAAGAACATCGAGATCACCCGGTCGCTTCGCGAGTACGTCGAGAAGAAGCTTGGGAAGATCGAGAAGTTCGTGGACCACCCGATCTCGGCGCAGGTCAACCTCTACGTGGAGCGGGGGCGCCATATCATCGAGGTTACTGCGGATCTGAACGGATTGATCCTGAGGGGCGAGGAGGCCACGGGTGACATGTACGCCTCCATCGACCTCGTTGCTGACAAGCTCGAGAAGCAGGTGCAGAAGTACCGCTCCCGGCTCCGCCGCCGCGGGGCTTCCGCCGGGGTCGAGGCGGTGCCGGCGGCCGACGAGGACGTCGCGGCCGACCTGGACGGCAAGGTCGTCAAGACCAAGCGGTTCCCGGTCAAGCCCGTCACCGTCGACGAGGCGATCCTGCAGATGGACCTGCTCTCGCACGACTTCTTCGTGTTCGTCAACAGCGATACTGGAAAGGTGAACGTGGTCTACCGCCGGCACGACGGCGACTACGGTCTGCTGGAGCCGGAGTATTGAGCCGCGGCTGACTTCGGCCCCGCCGCCATCGGGCGGCGGGGCCGTACCGTGTTAGGAGGCACGACCGTGCGCACGGCAGCGATCATCTTCGAGGGCGGGCCCGAACCAGAGAACGAACTCCAGGAGTGCCTGATGGGACTGCGCCACGCCGTCACCCTTGACACAGTGGCCAAGTTCCGCGCGGCCGGTCTCGACCAGGTGGTGCTGGCCACCAACTACCCGGCCCTGGCGGCGGCGGCCGAGCGGCTCGGCGCTGGCGTCTTCGACACGCGCGGCTCGGCGCCGTTCCACTTCGGCCGCTCCCTGCAGCGGGCGGTGCGCGCGTCCGGTGCGGACGCCGTCATCTACCTGAGCGGAGCCGCGCTGCCGCTGATCGAGCAGCACGAGATCGCCTGGATCCGCCAGGCGCTTCTGCAGGGTGGCCCGACGGTCGTGGTGAACAATGTCCAGTCCGTGGACCTGGTGGCTTGGTACCCGGCATCCTACCTGGAGCGGGTGGAGCCGCCGGAGAACGACAACCTACTGGGCTGGCTGCTGCAGGAGGCGGGCATGGAGCGGGTGCTGATTCCGCACTCCGCCGCGATCCACTTCGACCTGGACACGCCCACCGACTACCTGATCCTGGCCCTGAGCGGGCGGGGCGGCCCCCGGGCGCAGGCGGCGCTGCGGGCGGTCTCCTGGCCCGGCGACCGGCTCCGGGCCGCCGCCGACATCCTCGCCACGGAGCTGCCCGAGGTGGCCCTCATCGGGCGGGTGGGCTCGGCGATCATGGA
The sequence above is drawn from the Symbiobacterium terraclitae genome and encodes:
- the csrA gene encoding carbon storage regulator CsrA codes for the protein MLVLTRRLDESILIGDDIEIKIVQVRGTGPQAVVRLGITAPRSVTVLRKEIYDEVVAANRQSAQGAALLPAELLQALAPHPPGKGGAGDREEGQRS
- a CDS encoding flagellar assembly protein FliW, with the translated sequence MEKVFEFPAGLYGFPDIKRYVVADIPGGGDVFKQLLAVDHPDVGFTLVYPFALFPDYNPDIPEEELEAVGAQNAEQVLLYAIAQVPAEFREATANLRAPLLFNPFTRKGRQVILADDRYRTRERLFPSKSAPAEEAP
- the hpf gene encoding ribosome hibernation-promoting factor, HPF/YfiA family — protein: MQVAVRGKNIEITRSLREYVEKKLGKIEKFVDHPISAQVNLYVERGRHIIEVTADLNGLILRGEEATGDMYASIDLVADKLEKQVQKYRSRLRRRGASAGVEAVPAADEDVAADLDGKVVKTKRFPVKPVTVDEAILQMDLLSHDFFVFVNSDTGKVNVVYRRHDGDYGLLEPEY
- a CDS encoding NTP transferase domain-containing protein, producing the protein MRTAAIIFEGGPEPENELQECLMGLRHAVTLDTVAKFRAAGLDQVVLATNYPALAAAAERLGAGVFDTRGSAPFHFGRSLQRAVRASGADAVIYLSGAALPLIEQHEIAWIRQALLQGGPTVVVNNVQSVDLVAWYPASYLERVEPPENDNLLGWLLQEAGMERVLIPHSAAIHFDLDTPTDYLILALSGRGGPRAQAALRAVSWPGDRLRAAADILATELPEVALIGRVGSAIMEHFNRNLPVRLRVFSEERGMKALGREARGEVRSLVADMVADLGPERFFDRMGDVCSAVFFDTRVLFTDRGRRVSEWDRFHSDLGMVERIGDPFVRAFTRAAVNCRIPVVLGGHSVVAGGLWLLADRAIAMREETAGA